Genomic segment of Cervus elaphus chromosome 15, mCerEla1.1, whole genome shotgun sequence:
CAGTGCTCTTCCTGCTCTTGAGCTGCTGCTGTTTACAAGTTCAGATGCCTGTTTTCTGCCTTTGTGCCTCTCGTCCCCTCTACGTTGCTGTTGCCAGTGCCTCTTGTCTCCACCCCCCCTCACAGGACCTCATGCTCCCCAACAGCCTCCCAGCACACCACCCCACATGCCGCAGCCTCAGACCAAGGCTCAGGCCTGCACAGGGCAGGGGAGCAGCCGTCTGCCGTCCACCCCATCCTGGTCTTCCCTCCTgctcactctctcctcctcctccaggcagaCCACATGGGGCCACAGGAGAGGTGAGGCCAGAGAGCTCAGGGCAGGACAAGCGAAGAGTCTGGCGAAGGAAGCCTTGGGGAGGGTGGCAGGCGGGCGGCCAGTGGTGAGCTGCCTGTGACCCTGTACTCTGCGTGCtggcccttggaggagggcagacCTGGGCCAGGTTCTCAGGTCTGGAGCTGGGATCTGTGTGGTCTTCTCTGAGCCAGTTTTCTTAGTGGAGCGCTGTGAGAATGCCATGAGTCAAGGAAGTGTTTAGGGCACCTCCCCCAGGGCCTGCCTCCTGGTAGATGTCCAGTAAATGGTGCATCTTACTCTTATTATCATCACTCTTACCCTATGAAGCCTCAGTCATATCCCACGGGACAGTGAGGCTTGGTCTCTTATCTCTTTGtgttccttaatttttctttctctgtccagTAATGGTTATTATATTTACCACTAACTCAGGATATGCTTTGTATTAGACAGAGCTAAAGGCTTACAtttttctcactgaattctcacaGCACCCTTATGAGGCCGATTACATTTACCATtgccatttttacagatgaggaaactaaggctcagaaagattaagctctatgcccaaggtcacacagccaataaGCACAGGAGCCAGGATTCAAGCCCAGGTTGATCTGATTACTAGGCTTCATCTGTGCCTCTATCTCCGGCCCAGTCTCTCCGCTAATGCAATGCAgccgcctcccccaccccggcACCCACAGGCACAGGTGTCCCGGCCCTCTTTACCCAGCATGCTCTGCAGCCCCCAGAGTAGGGGCACTCACCCACCTGTGGGGGTATTTGGCCCAGGCTGTGGTCTTCTCTGACAGGCAGTTTTTGCTCCCAGCTTCCAGACGCCTGTCTCTGCACACTTGATGCTGTTTCTATTTTTTGATTGGAGTTTAATTATAAAGCATGATGCGCTGCTCCCCTCCTCTGGCCTCCCCCTGCCATTCCCAACTCACCCACAGGTCCCCGGCACGGACAGTGCCAAGCCCAGCCAGGCACCTGGCCCCGCTGGGCGTAGAGGCAGTCCAGCAAGGGGGTCTGCCTGTGGCGTGGGGGTATGTGGATGTGGGTTGTGGGACAGGAAGAAGGGAGACGGAATAAGCCATTTGGGAAGGCCTGTTGGTCTTCATGGGGAGCACGTGGAGTATGGGCAGAAAGTTAAAGCAAGAAGTCATCCCCAtgggggagtggggaagagaACAGCCAAATCACATCCCAGCTGGCAGCACTGCGGACATCAGAACCCAGGCCCAAGGGCCCCTCCCTGGGAGCCAAAGGTTATAGGACTGGCCCAGGATTAAGATCCAGAAGATCAGGCTGAGGGAAATGTGGgcagaaagacagacagagataTAAGTGGAGTTCAGAGCAGGTCTTTGGAACAGGCCTGGCCTACAGTCAGAAACCATGTGTCTGGAAGCCACCCTATTCTCTGCGAAGCTCCTCTCTCCCCCAGAAGACATTCCTGGAGCAGACCTCCCGTCCCTTTAAAGTCTCTTCCAAGGCTGACGGCTCAGTTAAGAGACCTTGGATTTGGGTCTATTAAGAATACTCCCCCCCTTCAGAGACCCTCCTCATATACCCATGCTTCAGTACTCTTCTCCACTCACACCCCCAGATGACCCCCACACAGATGATTAATTACCTGCAGCCACGCCTCCTCTGGGTctctgaagctggagctccagcaAGCTGGGCTCAGCCCTTACTGCGGCTCCCTGTGCCCTGGGGAGGGCTGATGGAggcagctgtggccacaggccaCACTTAGAACTAAGGAACACTTAGAACTGCCCCTCCCACTCCCATGTCCCCCGCTCCTCGGGGAACTTAAAACCCCTGGGAGAGGAGTCCTCAGGGCCTGGCTGAGAGGGCAGCCCCTTCCCACCTGTGAGAACTGGAGGCCGTGGCTGAGAGGGAGTGCAGGCAGCAGGAGGAAATGGATGGAGTTGCAGGCTCTAGGGCGGGCCCCGCACTGGGCTCTTACCATCTTCTGGGTATCCACCTGGGCCACAATCTCCAGCAGCACCAGCAGGGCCAGGGCAAAGTGGCAGAGCCCCATAGCAGGGAGTAAGGCCCAGCTCTGGGGGAGAAATGAACTCCATGTTACATGCAGGTAAACCGAGGCTCAGATTGGCCGGGACTCACCAGGGCAGGGACAAGAGGGGCCAGCTAAACCTGCTTCTGCCTTGAGCCTCTGTTAAGATCAAGTGGGTTATGGGTGCCAAGACAGATAAAGAGGCAAGTTTGGGGCCCAAGGCTCATGAAGAGAGATGACCTCTCCCCAAAGCCCCCTCACCTCTGAGTCCTCAGCCCTAGGACTGCTGTGTACAGTCACACAGGTTGCTCACTGCACAACTCTTGGGGCCCCAGCTTCACAGACTATTTTGTGGATGTAGCCCCAGGAATTGTGCAAGGCCATAGCCCAACTGACTCCCCCAAAGCCAGCTGCCTGAAAAGAAAGATGCAGAGGTCTGAAGTCAGAGGATTTAAGGCCCCAGGCTGAGGAAGTGGGGTGATTGGGCATGATCAGAGATGTGCTGTTGTCCCAGTTCCCAAAACCTGCCTAGAGGAATGAGCAAGATGGGAAGATGCTCTTCCCATCCTCCTCTCGGCTCCCACACCTGCAGAATGCCCCACAACAGTTTCCCACCCAGCATCGCCTTAGGCCTAATCCCAACCCCAGCTATAatgcttattttctttcatgGCATTCACCCTCAAACTAACCGAGACCTCCTTCTTGCCCCAATTCCCAACCCCAAGATGCTCATCCTCCTAACAGCACACGGGAAGGGTTCATATTGCTCACGTGCTCCCCCTTGGCCAGGCTGGTTATGCATTCAGAGACAAAAGCAGCTCTTATGGGTGGTGGCCAGGGGGAGATTCGTTCATGCCCCAGGGAGGctctggcaggaggagaaagctgCTACTCTCCTAACTCCCAGAAGAGCCCAGGACAGTGTCCCACTGCCAGCTGGCAGCCCTTCTGAGCCAGTGGGTGGTGGGGCACAGCCAAAGTCAGGATTGAGGAGAGATGAAGGAAGGAACAGTATGGGTAGCAGGAGCTGGAGGTGGGATAGGGGAAGTGGAGAGCATCTCTGGAGGCTTAACCTTCCCTCAGATGGCCCTCAGTGGGGATGTGAATATAAGGAAGATGAGCTGTTGGAGCCAGACAGGGACAGCCCCAACATGGGCATGGTGGGAGAAGAAGGACAGGGGGCATTCTGCAGCTGCCTCACAATCTGGGGCCCCCACAGCCTCTCCACCCCGAGGAAGGGACACCCCTGCCTCCTCTCAGTTGAGCAGGAAGAAAACACAGAGCTAATGCCAAAGAAATTACAGCAGCACCTTGGCAACCATTTGTGGGCTGGGAGCCTGAGACGCACCATTGCTGCTGGGGGAGCCAAGCTCATTCTACTGGGCAGCTGGGGACACTGGGGCCTCTAACAGAAGGGAGGTGGCTTGGGCAGAGGAGATACTGGGGATCTGTCCCTTTTATGCAGCTTAAGGACTGAGGGATTTTGCTCCAGATGCACTGAACATGGAATGGGAGGAGGCAGAAGGTAAATGGATAGACTTCAGGAAGGCTTTATGTCCTATGGGGTCCCCAGaatcagagagggagggaggttaCGAAGGGTCCTTCTCTAGATCTATGAGATCACATTGGGTGGGGTACGAAGGTAGAGAGTTGGGTGCTGAGTCCAAGGCAAAGAACTGAAGGGCGTGGTGACAGGAGAACTTTGTATCAAGCAGTGAGGAGGTTGTGGCCAGTGGCGGGAACACCTGTTCCCTTTCTCCATTGTGGGAATGGATGCGCAGGGCTGACATGATAATTAACTAAACTTGGAGCAATAGCTGCAGCCACACGTTTCACCAAGGACTGGGATCCAGACCTGAGCGGAGGGTGTGCAGAGGTGTGGGAAGGGCCAGACAGCTCAGGTACAGGACTGACTGTGCTCCTATCTTGGTAGGGTTCAGGTGAACCCCACAGGCTTTTGGCCAAGGAGGTAGGGCAGGTTAGCACCAGGACCTTAGGAAGGCCTCACCTCTTCCATTTTATGCTTCCCACCCCTTTCTTTCCCAGCCTTTCCATCTGCTCTGGCTCTGAAGAATCTGTAggtgggctgggagtggggggagggactGATGATCAAGTTGCCTCAGCCAGGCCTAGGATTGGTGAGGGCAGCCCAGTAGCTTGGGTAATGGGCCAGGCCCCTTTCAACCCTCTCTTCCAGCCCCGCTCAGCCCTGATACCCAACCTCTGAACTGCACTCATTCATGTCCCCTGCCAGGCCTCACCCAACCCCTTACTCTAGCTGTACCCTTGCCCTCTGTCCAGCCCTCACCTGACCTTTCACTTCTCACTGCACCCAGCCGTCGCCCCTCACGCCCTGCCCAGCCCTCACCTGGCCCCTCAGCTCCGGCCTGCACCCCGCAGCTGCTGGTCCAGCCGGCAGAGCTGGTGGAGGAAACCTCTGTTGGGGAAGACCCATCGGCGCTCCCTCACGGTGATCACCGCCTGGCGCAGGGAGAGCTGCTGGCGCAGCATGAGGTAGGCCAGGACCAGTGTGGCGGAGCGGCTCACCCCGACCACGCAGTGCACCAGGACCTTGGCTGAGGAAGACATCTGCTGAAAGACCCTTTCCCACCAGCCAGCCCACCCAGTGGCTGAGGtggggacccaggttccttcCCTTGCTCTGCTTTGGGTGTATTCTGTGACCCTCGGCAAATCACTCAACATGCATGGGCCTCCATTTCCCAATCTGTCAAGTAGGTATATCAGCACCTCTTATGCCTACCCTTGGGATGGGGTACACACACCCCAACACAGCTTCTAGGACCCTCTGTGGGCTGGCCCTGCTGACCCTGCAGCCTCATCGCAGGCTGTCTCACCCCAGCTCTCAGCTCTGGAAACACTGGGTAACTTGCAGTCCCTTGAAGCTGTCATGGTCCCTGGCCTCCAGCCTTCCCACACGCTCTTTCAACTACTTGTAAGTTTTTCCCTTCTGTCAGTCTGACTAACATCTACTACTCATTTGTCAGGATTCCACTGAGACACGGCTTCCTGACTACTCATGGTATCACTTGAATCACAAAGCAGCTCATCCTTTATGCATGGGGCCCAATGAATCCTGTTGTAGAGGGAATTCCCCCCAAATTCCTGATCCTCTGAATCCAGGACCCTGTCCTGTGCTCCCATGGCTCTTCACTTCTACCTACTCATTTGAGTAGCGCTCAGATGTAATACTTCACATTTTGAATGTCTTTCCACCAGGGACCCTGCTTTGCTTAAAGCAAGTATCTAGTGTCCCCGTGTCTAGCtccatgcctggcacagagaagatAATAAATAGTTGACGAATGAATAGGTGAAGAAAAATGAAGGTCAGGATACTTGGTATTGAGAAGTGCTATGAGCCACAGTCTTGTCTTTCCCATGACACAgaggagaaactgaggttcagagagggacACTGGCTCATCCAGGGTCGGGTAGCAAGGGGCATAGCTCTCACCCAGGATGAACACGAAGCAGcttccccaggctcctttgttgcACCCCAAGtattagaagattttttttttttccatttgaaagtACTTTGGGGCATAAACCAGACATCTAGATACCAGATGGCAATCTCCCAAGGCTGAGTTATGCAGAGAAAGAACTGTTTTGTTgtttgggagacctggcttccagcCCCAGGGCTGCTCCTAACTCGGAGCATGACCTTGTACTTCAGGCCTCCCTTTCCCTGTCTGTGGGGCAATGCTACTGGATAAAGTGCTGGGACACTGagcagagaattttaaaaacatgatgactttttaaaaactagggGTGGGAGGGCACTGATGTTAAAGGGGAAACTGGACATTCCCCCCATGACTGAGCTGGGTAGGATAGGGGTTCAGATGCAAAGTCCTACCCCCAGGCGTGCTAAGGGCACGGTGGATGAAGTCAGCTGCAGAGGAGAAGTAGGCACTGATGTCGAACTCAGGAAGGTCGTGGGCTGGCACCCCCAGGTAGCTCACACTGCTGCCATAGAAGTCAGGGCTGCCCTGACAGTAGAGGCCCCCGTGGGCGGCATTCAGCACGTGGGTGATGCCCAGCTTCCATAGCTCAAAGCGGTTATTTGCTGTGGCcctagggaggggaggaaggggagccATGAGGTCTGGGAAGGAGGCTTTGTCTGGTCCCCCTGCTTCAGAGCGATGAATCCATTAGGGTCCAGAAGGAGCCAGAGGAACTTGTGGGGTTCACAGCTCACAGCCCCACCCAGGAGCTTTCTGGTAGGGGAGCTGGTAGTACAGGGATGTAGCTTTAGCCTCTCTTTGCTTCCTGAGGCAATCCGCCCCAGCCATGGCCAGGACAGGAAAGAAAGGATTGCTTCAGCCCTAGGACCCAGTTGCACCTCCCTTCTTGCCCCATGCCCTGCCCCACACATCCGGCTCTTCCTGGCCACTACCTCATACCTGCTTCTAATCTGCAAATATTTAAAGGTGACACCTTCCTTGATTCACCTCCAGTCAGCCTTCCTTACCCAGTCTGTGTCCAGAGGAAGAAGGCTGGAACCGGAAAGGGGAGCTCTCTGTCCACCCCATCTCTCACCCCCAAATCACCACGATTCCCCGTCCTttgcaccccacccctccccccacaagACCCACCAGTTGTTCGGAATGTGCCAGAAGACTGGGAACCTCTGGGAGTTCCCTTCTTTCAGGCAGGCAAAGTCCCTACTCCCCCTGGTGGCTGCACCTGATCACTGCACTGTTGCTAGCACGAAGGGGTCCTGGACaaagtccctggcttgggaaactCAGAGCAGAACCAGTTGCCCTTTCTCTCACCCCAACCCCCATCTCTGGTAAAGATCCCAAGAACTGTCTCTCCTTGTCCTCACCCCCACGTCCCTTCAGCCAACTACCACTCACGCATCTCCTATGTAAAGGTTGGGCCAAACTTCATCCACGTGGCTGGAAGAAACCTTCCCTGCCCTCAGGAGCTCCTCCAGTTCCAGGACGCTGGGGCAAGGCGTGGCTTCGGCATCTCCCCTCAGCTGTGGGAGCGAAGCCTCCGCCATGGGCCAGCCCACCCACCCCTCTGTCTCTGTGGTcactcctctctgcctctccagTGTCATCCCTCCTTCCTAGAGACTGGCAGGGACAGGTGAGACAGCAGCAAGTGACTCAGCAAATTACAGGGGCCTCTAGAGAAAACAGGACGTTTTCCTCCCCAAGTCACCCCCTAGCCCGAAACTGCCTGACCACAGGGAATCAGATATATCTCTGCAAGTCACTTTACCTCtcagcctgtttcttcatctctcaAGTAAGGAGAATTTTAAGGATTAACGGAAACAAAAGATACTCTAACACACAGTAGGTGTTAATAGATTTAGAGTCCTGTATTTGGTTCTGAGGACTGAGTTAAGGTAGAGATCCAGGGTGCAGAGGAGGTGGTTGGCTCCAAGGATGCATGATGGGAAAAGTTCTTCAGGTTTGGGTGGGTCACATACTAAGTGGAAACTGTATGACTGTTGGATGAGCTTCTGGATTATGGGACTCAGGGGACGTTCCCTGAGTTACAGAGTCTGAGAAATGTGGAGAGGAGGCCTGGAGGACCTCATCTAAAGGGTGCCCACAGGATTTGTGGGGGAAAGTTTGAACAATAGTTCTGTTATGAAGATGACTGATTTCTCAAAAGAGAAGGCTAAAATGGGCCATGTGTGCCAGAGAGGCAGAAGGGAGAGATGAATGTTTCCCTCTACCAGAGCCAAAGAAAGGAtgtcatcaaaaatatttttgggtgggagggagattcctCTGCCTATAAGGGATTTTGTCCTCACAGCAAAAACAGAGAAAGTCTGTATTTGTCCTTCTGCCAGAGCTCCTTGTAGGCTGAAGTGAGATGTTTTGCCCACTCTCAGATGCCTTCATGAAGGCTTTGTGGGGGGCACGAGCTGTAGTGGGGAGGCTCCCAGTTGCACCTGGCTTTGAGTCTGGTTTGAGGGTAAAGGCCATACCAGGGCATTCCATGGAAGCAGATTGCACTCATGTCCACCCCAGAATCTATCCCCACTCCCATCAGAGCCACTGACACCTGCCTTGCACCGCCGGAGGAAGCAAGGTGATGAGGCGGCTGGAGCCCAGGTCCAAGGCCAGTTTTGGTCTTGGTTTGTGCCACTGCTAGGCCTGAGGTGGGGGCTCCCTCAGGGTGGGGTAGTACAGTAAAGCGAGAAGAGCATAGATTCTGAAGTTAGACTTCAGTAGGAATACTGGCTTCGGCACATATTAACTGCCTAAGCTGAGGCAAGGTTTCTTGGCCCTTCTCTGTCGTGATACCCTGCAGAGGTGGAACAAGGATTAAGTGATATATTTATATGGCATCTGGCATAGGGACAGTCAGAGAGTAAAGGGGCAATAAACAGTAATAATGATGACTGGAGGTTGGCTCTTGGAGAGGAGCTGGCTCCCTGCAAAGGAATTAAGGAAAAGCCTCTCTTGCCCCCAGTTTACTAATCCCataggccccgccccgccccgcctgtACCAGCGCCTCATCGCTCATCTCTTCAGCTTTGGACCATTTGGTCCATTTGCATGCTGTCTCGGGTTTCCTTGCGCCCTTTTCAGGTCGCCGCCCTACCCTCACGCCCATCTTGAACCCCGAGTCCCTTCCGGTTTTGGCCCCACCCCTACCCTAGGGCTCCGCCTCCCGCCGATGGGCCCCCGCCTCGCGAAGCAGTTCCGGTTCGGATTCGAGCAGCTGCCGGCACGGATAAGACCGCGGCCGGAGCGGGGCCGCAGCGATGCCTGCGCGCAGCCGCCACCGCCCCAGCCTCCACTCCGGCTCGCTTACCCGGGCTCCGCCCCCGCCCCTTAAGGCGTCTCTCTCCCGGGAGGCCCGGAGGGCACCGGACTCTGATAGCTGCTCGGACGCCGACTCGGAGGCGGGTCCGGGGAGCCCGATTCGGAACAAGGAGGTGAGCAGCAGCTgaggtggaggagaggggagttCGGGGTGGGCGCGTGCAGCAAGGGTGGGTGGGGGAGTCGGGGATGGAGGCGGGTGGGGGTGCAATGGACAGAATTCGGAGGGGCCCTGGGAGACGGTTGAGGGACCGTGGAGAGTCCCCTTTAGAACGGAATCTGAGGGAAATGGAGGTTATTGAGCCAAGGGCCTGAGGCGGGTGACGATGGCCCCAGACTAAGGGGTAAGTAGAGGCCGAGGGGCGAGCGAGAGGGTGTGGAGGCTGAGAGAGATGTGGCCTTGAAGAGGCAGGGGCATGGAGGTTTTGGAAAGCCGGGTGAAAGTGAGGGGAAAAGACCGAAGGGTCCCACGGGAATGTAGGACCGGAGGGGGAGATGCTCTGCGATTGGGCAGTGGGAAGAGGGCTCGGAGGAGCCGATTCAGGGTCGATGTTCCCACTTGGCGAGAGAGAAGGAACTGGGGTGGGACTGACGAGATTGCTGACCTAAGGGGTTGGTACTAATTAGGGGAAGGATTTAGGTTTGAAGAGGAAGGGGCTCTCAGGTGGCAAGTCGTCTGGTCTTGAAGgccagaaagagagaaatggggTCAAGACAGAAAAGGAGCCCTTGGGGACTAATTTAGGGCTTTGGCATTTTCACAGGTGTCTTTCATAGCATGGAAGATCTCTAGGGTGATATACTTGGATTATGGAGCTTTCTTGTTTGTGGACAGTGAGTCCTTATAAAAATCTGGGATGAGAAGGGTGTTCTTTAACACTGATTTGCCCAAAGGACTAGGAGAAGTAGTGAAAAGGGAGTGATGTTTGGAAAAGATAGTGAAAGGAGTGATTCTGAATATAAAGATAAATCCTTTGAATTTCTTATAACAGTGATagcatgtttctctttttttgtttgtattttatttaaatttaagttttgTCTTAAATACCTGACAAGTTTaggcaatctttaaaaaaaaaaaaagatttaatacttgattaaaaaaaaaaactaaagtcgAAACGAGTTTGGACACTTAGATTTTGCAGATACTCAGTACTGACTGATTTCACTCTTGATAGCTTGAGTTGACATATACTGGTCACGGGGTAAAAATATGGTCACTGCAAGTGTCTGGGTTAAAAGTATCTGGTTTTATCTACCTAAAATAGTAGATAAAACTGTGAAATCACCGGAGACCAGGAGACTACCAGACCTTCCTCTCTCCCATGACTCCAGAATTGGAGTTATCTCTTGAAAACTGGAAGAGTACCCTTGACAGATTTGCAGGACCAATACTTTGCagatattgtatatataatatttttagtaGAGTTATCTAGAATAAGAATAGAGGATGCTTATAGCTGTCAGTTAACAGAACTGGGATAGGTGGGTACACAGATGCCTTTTACTGTATGGAAGACATAGTACCAAAACCATGATTGTGCCAGAAAAATAATGATTACCATATCTATATTTAGTTGAAATAGGTTTTCTTTTGTAATTGTTAAATAGCATGGTTTGGTGAAGTGTTTGACTAGCCACCTCTCATACGTTGTTTTACAACTTTTTGTACAGTTATAGGTTTACAAAGTTGTTGGCATTTCAAACAAAGTTTTAATTAAGTATTTCTAGTCTAAATGGGTATCTTAAcagtttaatcttttttttaatggctgttttttatttatttgtacttAAACAACAAACCAGCCAAACTGGTACTACTATGATGTGGCAAAATACAAAATATCGTTCTCCAAAAATAGAGTGATGAACAAATTAGGGGCTGTAGTAAAATAGATAAAAGGGGTGGAGGAAATCAGTAAAGCACCCTTCATCTTAAGCACTGAGATTCTTAACAAGTAAAGCCTTCCCATCccagaaaatatgaataatcCTCATCATACGTCTTTGTACTTTTGTTCCCTGTGCTTGAAGTTAGATTCTAGATCCTAAAAGTAtcgaaaatattatatattatatccaAAATGCTATAATCGAGTTATCTATAGCCAGACACCTTTTGTCATGTTGTACAATGCTTCTGAAACCTCTCATTGGACTCAGTACCCTTCCCTCAAATTGACACAGAAGATATAGTGAAAAGCAACTTCCTGAGGGAAAGCAGTACAGAATTCTAAAACGAGAAAAATTGTAGAGAATATACAGTCTCTGCTCAGGTTAAGATTGCATACAATAGCCGTCACAAATAGCCATTACAGATCTTCAGGCTGTATGTTGAGAGGGTAGTTTGGGAATAAATCCGTGAATTGCTGCTGGGAACTAAAATAACTTGACAGTTTGCTGTATTACGTTATAATTTTCCCCAGCAGTTCCCAGGGTGGCCTCCAGATCACAGACAGAATTCTGCTGGAGCTGGATCCCGGGCTGCAGGAATTCCTCCATGTAGTTGTTGAACTGATTGTTCCAAGGCTGGTTATTCCAGGCTTGGGGGCACCGGGCCTGACTGTTCCAGGGGTGGTTTCTTCAAGATTGACTGTTCCAGCTCTGGTTGGTCCATGTGGGGTTATTCCAGGTCTGGTTACCCTACATGGGCAGGTTTCCAGGAGAGTTCACCAAAACATCCCTGGTGGTAGGAATAGAAGCCTGGGTATTCTGCTGTTGCTGGGCCCTGAGGCATGCCATTGCTATTCCTTGGCCAGTTGTTTTTCTGCCATTTCTTACATTTCATTCTCTGGTTCTGGAACCAGGTCTTCACCTGCTTGTAGCTGAGGTTCAAGATGTTGGAAAGTTCTTGCATTTGCTGGAGGCTGAGGTATTTCTGCCTCTGAAATCTCATTGAGCGCACACAACTGGGTCTGTGAGAACACAGTTCTCATCTTCCGTTTCTTGACCGGGACGTTGTCttccttctctgtgctctcctccGCAGACGGAGGCAGTGGTTTCACTCTGGGGCTTGTGGAAGAATCAGGACTGTCCTGAATAAGCAAGTCcatggaggaaggaagaggagagacagTGTCTGTGTCGAGGGTGTCAGCAGATGACGTTTGCAAGGATGCGTAACTTTCTTCAGGCATGGGTGAAGATTCCCTAGAGTTGGATGCTTCGGGGCCAAGCAGGCTTTGGGGACAAGCTGGATCCACACTCATGTTGTTGAGTTGAAGAAGATGGGAAAAAGCCTAAGAGCTAGATGCTAGATGCTAGGAAAAGTCCAGGCTGAAGAATCTAGGTAGAAGAACTTAGAGAAAGGTGAAGATCTCCAGGTgtgaaagtatttatttaaaaaaaaaaaaaaaaagacagaatgaaaggAATCACCTGCGAGATAAGAGCCAACTAGTCCTTAACAGTTTAATCTTAATGAGATGATAATTTACTTATTGCAGCTAGTTACTAAATTAGTTTATGTGTATACACTATATGTCATATCTTCACATGCTCAGTGGACTGAtaattatttcttcaa
This window contains:
- the DUSP13 gene encoding dual specificity protein phosphatase 13 isoform X1; the protein is MAEASLPQLRGDAEATPCPSVLELEELLRAGKVSSSHVDEVWPNLYIGDAQGPGALRGRGEPLRHTGPGLPHAAPAALPAPGGDHREGAPMGLPQQRFPPPALPAGPAAAGCRPELRGQSWALLPAMGLCHFALALLVLLEIVAQVDTQKMVRAQCGARPRACNSIHFLLLPALPLSHGLQFSQKQHQVCRDRRLEAGSKNCLSEKTTAWAKYPHRMDSLQKQDLRRPKIHGSVRVSPYQPPTLASLQRLLWVRRAAMLNHINEVWPNLFLGDAYAARDKNKLTQLGITHVVNVAAGKFQVDTGAKFYRGMPLEYYGIEADDNPFFDLSVYFLPVARYIRSALSVPQGHVLVHCAMGVSRSATVVLAFLMICENMTLVEAIQTVQAHRDICPNSGFLRQLQVLDNRLGRETGRL
- the DUSP13 gene encoding dual specificity protein phosphatase 13 isoform X6 is translated as MAEASLPQLRGDAEATPCPSVLELEELLRAGKVSSSHVDEVWPNLYIGDAATANNRFELWKLGITHVLNAAHGGLYCQGSPDFYGSSVSYLGVPAHDLPEFDISAYFSSAADFIHRALSTPGAKVLVHCVVGVSRSATLVLAYLMLRQQLSLRQAVITVRERRWVFPNRGFLHQLCRLDQQLRGAGRS
- the SAMD8 gene encoding sphingomyelin synthase-related protein 1 isoform X4, giving the protein MPARSRHRPSLHSGSLTRAPPPPLKASLSREARRAPDSDSCSDADSEAGPGSPIRNKETEAVVSLWGLWKNQDCPE